One genomic region from Reichenbachiella ulvae encodes:
- a CDS encoding GNAT family N-acetyltransferase codes for MKLDFKAVKAEADQIVLRDLAYEIWNEFFPPIIGQSQVDYMLEKFSSLEAIKNQSQEGYQYYFIVLDGQNAGYLTFKISDEELFLSKLYLHANYRGKGIAKKAMRFLLDCATEQDVDNIRLTVNRDNVNSIAAYEKMGFEKVDEQITDIGQGYVMDDYIMRLFIR; via the coding sequence ATGAAGTTAGATTTTAAAGCAGTCAAAGCAGAAGCAGATCAAATAGTCTTAAGAGATCTAGCTTATGAAATTTGGAATGAATTTTTTCCGCCTATCATTGGTCAAAGTCAGGTGGATTATATGCTAGAAAAGTTTTCAAGCCTGGAGGCAATTAAAAATCAAAGTCAGGAGGGGTATCAATATTATTTTATCGTTTTGGATGGACAAAATGCAGGCTATTTGACTTTCAAGATCAGTGATGAAGAGTTGTTTTTGAGTAAACTGTATCTCCATGCGAACTATAGAGGCAAGGGGATTGCTAAAAAGGCGATGCGCTTCCTTTTGGACTGTGCCACTGAACAGGACGTTGATAATATTCGCCTCACTGTCAACCGGGACAATGTAAATAGCATAGCGGCTTATGAGAAGATGGGGTTTGAAAAGGTGGATGAGCAAATAACAGACATAGGGCAGGGATATGTGATGGATGATTATATTATGCGTTTGTTTATTAGGTAG